The DNA region AGCATCGTGAAAAACTCCTCGAAAAAAAAGAACAATTAGAGCTATTAATTTCTAATGTTGATAAAACAATAGCCTTGACAGAAGGGAAGAGGAACATGTCAAATAAAGAAAAGTTTGAAGGCTTCAAGAAGAAAATGATTGATGACAATGAGAAGAAATACGGGAAAGAAGTTCGTGAAAAATATGGTAAGGAAACGGTTGAGAAGTCTAATGCAAAGGTCATGAATATGACAGAGCAACAACATGAAGAGGTTACGACCCTTGCGGAAGAGCTGCACAATACCTTGGCAGAGGCTTTTAAAACAGGCGACCCTGCAAGTGACATTGCTCAAAAAGCAGCAGATTTGCATAAGCAGTGGCTGACTTTTTATTGGAGTGAATATAGTAAGGAGGCACACGCAGGGCTTGCTCAAATGTATGTCGATGATGAAAGATTTACGGCCTATTATGACAAAGAGCAGCCAGGTACAGCAGCATTTTTAAGAGATGCCATTCATATTTATACAGGCATGAAAAAATAGTAATGAACTCACCCAAACAATGTCCTAAATAGTAACCTATTGAAAGTAAAATAAGCGGAGATTTTCCGGTTAGATGCAGAATCGAGCTCAGATTGAGGGATATAAGGGGAGATTTTCCGATTATGCAAAGCAAAAGCCCCCATTTTCCTATTTTTTGAGTCATTAGGCGGAATCTCTCCGTCTATTCAAGCCTTTTTTAATAATAATTACTAACTAAGCGAAATTTCTCCGTCTATTTATCAGACCAATTGTTATGTCAAAGTTAATGGAATTTTGTAGAAACCTTATTAAATAAAGAAAAAGACGTATGCCAATTCATACGTCAATTCTTGTGTCTTTTAATAAGAAAGCACCCGAAAACGGAACTCTTTAAGAATAGCTCTAGTCGGTTTTTTGGACGTTTCCCAGATTAGCTTTCTCGGGGCTTAATTAAATAATATTTTGTTATCGCTAAGTATTCCCGAAGATAGGATTTCGGGATGGCAATTGTCGGGGTTTTTGCAGGAAGACCTTCAACCTTTAAACCATGGTCTTTGGCAATTAATTTGGCTCGATAGATGTGAAAATCATTCGTTACAAGCAAACCTTTATTAAGATTGTCTGGGATCATCTTTTGTGAGAATTTGATATTCTCAACCGTAGAAGTCGATTTATCTTCGAGTATGATTCTTGCCTCATCGATTCCATGAGCAATTAGCCCAATCTGAATTGCTTCAGCCTCACTAATGTCCTCACCTGGACCTTTTCCACCCGATGCAATCGCAACCGTATTAGGGTTAAGCTTCAAGTAATCAGCTGCTGCATCAATCCGGTATTGAAGAGACAAGGATGGTTCAGTCCCTTTAACGCGAGCACCTAAGATGATGATGAATTCAGTACTTTTAGGAACCCCACTATTAATCTGCTCTCTTATTTTCATATGTAGAAAGGCAAAGTATATAAGCAAAATAATAAAGAATACACCCGCAACAACCAGCAACTTTTTACGTAAACTCATAACCTCAAATCCAATCATATAATAGTATAAGAGTGTTCAATAGCACTAAGATTATCCTACCATAAAACACAACACTGTCCACTGGAGACGTACACAAAGGCAGAAATGTCTTTCTGTGGTGACAGGCACCGTTGCATAAAAATTGTATAATCTTCTAAGAGGAAATGTAAGCGTTTCCAAAAATAAAGGCGGTGAATTTCAATAAAAACTGAAAATTTAGCACTTTTTTAGTTGAATAATTATTTGTGTGTATGTATAATAATGCATTATGTAAGCAACTTAGGAGTTGAATAAATTGAAAGCTGCAATTATTGGTGGAACAGGTTATGGATCGATTGAGCTAATGAGGTTGATTAACATGCACCCTTATTTAGAGGTTGGGTCCGTTGTATCCAACTCCCAGGCAGGAAATAGGTTTAGTGAATCGTATCCGCACTTAACTGGTAGTTACGATCAAC from Neobacillus sp. FSL H8-0543 includes:
- a CDS encoding YdcF family protein; translated protein: MSLRKKLLVVAGVFFIILLIYFAFLHMKIREQINSGVPKSTEFIIILGARVKGTEPSLSLQYRIDAAADYLKLNPNTVAIASGGKGPGEDISEAEAIQIGLIAHGIDEARIILEDKSTSTVENIKFSQKMIPDNLNKGLLVTNDFHIYRAKLIAKDHGLKVEGLPAKTPTIAIPKSYLREYLAITKYYLIKPRES
- a CDS encoding MerR family transcriptional regulator, which translates into the protein MEYTVQKLGSLAGVSTRTLRYYDEIGILKPARINSSGYRIYGQAEVDRLQQILFYRELGVSLESIKEIVTAPSFDGVKALREHREKLLEKKEQLELLISNVDKTIALTEGKRNMSNKEKFEGFKKKMIDDNEKKYGKEVREKYGKETVEKSNAKVMNMTEQQHEEVTTLAEELHNTLAEAFKTGDPASDIAQKAADLHKQWLTFYWSEYSKEAHAGLAQMYVDDERFTAYYDKEQPGTAAFLRDAIHIYTGMKK